In the genome of Caenorhabditis elegans chromosome IV, the window cgataaaaagtttcaaaacttttttgaaactcccCCCAAACCCCTTCTAAATTCCAGATTCGGATACAAAATGTCCTCTGGCCTATTCCATAAAAAAGACGGTTACTTTGGCCGTAAAGTCCGTGCACTTCCGCCTGTTCGGATCCTCGACACCCCACCACAGGCTCCGCCTCCAAATCAGAGATTCACACTGTCGAAGAAGGATCTATCAGGATTACATGGGCATGCAAAGGTTCATAATTTGATTCCAGCTGGATATTCGACACGGGATTATCCTGAATGAAATtattatatcgattttttagacattttgtttttattgatttttttcttctttttgttattttcctttttttttacactttCAGAACAAATAAATAGTGGtagactttttattttttcaattatcgaAAATCCCTGAGAGCTGAAAAAGTTGTAGGCGAAAATCGTCGAAAGTTGTAGAAATTTGggggaaaaaaatgtaaaaaacagACTCGTTTGAGATTTACACCCATCCTGGGGtgagcggcaaacgatttttccggcaaattgccgatttgccgagtttgccggaaaaacggcaatttgtcgaaaattttcggcaagttgtgGTTTTGGcctttttcttggaaatttcagaatttcaatttcaaatggccAAATTTAACACagcctatgaatgttcctacatttattttgataagTAAGCGAATTCTGtgaaaataacttaaaaaaaacggaaaaaaaaaactcaaaatgacacagttttaagtgtttccgtcttgtaaaaaatccctctagacatttccggcaaacgacaaatcggcaaatagcgggaattgaaaatttccggcaaaccggcaatttgctgattggccgaatttgtcgacaaataaatttgccgaacggcaattgccgcccagcATTATTAAAAGGaatttgaaaaccttttttgttgaaaactgttgagtttgaaaatattctccaatttttcattacaaTCATTCAGAAAACggttatattttttcttcttcaggCACTCAAGGTCCTTATACCTATACACACTACACGTCTAGTATTATCAGCTGTGTTTGTTTCTTATCATTATCAACATGGGCACATTCGTGCACATTTGGGCTCCCTTTCCCGGTTTTCGGACGACGAAAAGTATTtcattttcgactttttgccCCCTCGTGACACGAATTTCTCGCTGGGAATTGATTTTTGTcagtaaaattaaattttaaaccttAAACTCCGAAAATCCAACCACGTATTTGTAGAAACTCCATTCTATCCGCCAATCTCTGATCTATTGCTACTAAACTATAGATTTATTTTCTTCCGACTTTccgttatcaatttttttattattttcgcaaaaattgcGACAATTCTGCAGCTAGTTTTGATACAAAAgatcaaacattgaaaatttcctttttagttttaaattgtgctcaaaaaattttccaactgaaaattatcattCATCTGGaaagttcttaaaaatttgagagttcaaaatttcatatttcaaaagtttactGAAATCCAAATCCaaattctattttcttttttttttcaaaagaactcctggaaaattttgaaagcttcTAGAAAAGTGGAGAAATCttgaacatttctgaaaatgttcagaaatccctgaaataaatgtattttttcccAAGTTCTAGAAACTTCCGTGACGCTTCCGAAATGTTCGCCTAAGAAGTCGTCAATGTTTGGAAGTTTGTGAAAATATCGAGAAAAGTTTTGGAggttaaaaaaagtttgagaaacttctagaaaatttgtaCCAAAATCATTCACATCAgttgctttaaaattttatttgatttctaGTGAGCCTTTTAGGGTTcggaaaagtttcaaatctgTGATAGAAATGAAGTAACTACATACAAATGTATGTACATAACTGTTTATCACCTATTGAATAAACCAAATGCCCTCCATAATAGTGTTTGTAAACATGACGAGACTGAACTCGGACGTTTTAAATTCAAGTAGCACAACGCTAATGAAAGTTCTAAAGTTTTGATTCTCAACCATTTTGTGGGTGTCACTGATATCGGCAGTTGCCGAAGTTGCAGAACCCCAAAACATTTCGGGCACCGGCAACTTTTTGCTTGCCGAaacttcggcaattttttggcaaccggcaacttggttaccggttgccgcacagccctgagTGTCACAGTGTCCCATGAGgttcttttcgttttcttaGGCTTTCAAGAGGAAATTCAAgtaaaaattcgacaaaaccTTCTGCTCTACTAATTTGATTAACTCCATTTTCAAACCCGCCTTGTTAATTTCCACTCAATTTTTACCGGCTCTTATCACCCAGTCATCACGCTGTTATTTCCCTGTATACAAACTGTGTGACTCTTggtcaattattatttttttcttcaaacagACCAGTCTTATCATCTTTTGGTatgttttcaacatttcaacttttttgtctcaaaattaAGAGGATTTATGTACCTATTCTTCCAGATTTTCTTCACCCCAATGACGTCACCAATCCGATGTCTCGTATTCCTCTTCACCCTGCCACGTGTCATACAAACTCTACACGTGTTGTTTTACATATTGCTCCTTGGAAAGTCCCATATAGACTTTACGGACTCACTTATAGAGTCTCTAGTGGAAAATGGACATACTGTGGTGGGTTTTGGCAAGAAAATTGAACTACaccaaaattcagaaatttaggATTTAATAATTGCTAGAATGAATAGTCACGTGAAAAGCAATGGAACAAATATGGTGACAAGGAAGTATACTTACGGATTTCAGGTGAGTCTTGTACTAgtttttcgatgcaccatgtcgaGAATCGGAATACTtccttaagcctaagcctaatcctaaaccTAAGCATAAGATGTGGGGACAAGGAAGTGAACTTTCTGATTTCAAGTGAGAATCGTCCTAgtttttcgatgcaccatatctgaaaaccgaaaactcccttaagcctaagcataagcctgagactaagcctaagtctaattCTTGGTTGCCTCGGCCAACGGGaaccttttgaaaaataaaaaaaacgctGTAAACCCAAGTCTAAACAGGGTCACTagctaacgctcgccactgacgtcaagcctaagcctaagcctaggcctaaacctaagcttaagcctaagtttggtcaattttgaagatatcagAGGCTACCAAAATTGAGCAAAGAAAAtttgtcgatgcaccatgttttaccATTTAATGTTAGCTTAGCAGCCTAACACTGTTCATATTCAAGAACAAAACCGAGTTTAAGGCCAACAAGAAAGTAATAAATAATCGAATCACCGTGCCCAAATATGTTAGATCTCGCcgcgatttttttaaatttttttgagttggcGATTTCTGACAGGTCTAAGGATACTCAATATATAAGCTATCTGAAGCTTTAAGGAAGAAAGCCCTTGGAACAAGGCACCTCATCTGCTGAACCCATTTAAAGGCCGGGAACGAACATGGAATGAGCATACGTATTACATGGATATTGTCACGGACCTTTGTGAAAGTGAGTTTGTTAACGATTTTACATAATCTGTGCATGTGTTTTCTATTCCAGTTGGGCTCTCCGACGCGGGCCTCCATGCTTTTATATCATCCCAGAAGTACGATATAGGAATTGCTACGGAGTATGAGAATTGTGGAGTTGCACTGATGAAGTACTACAAGATCCCATCAATTGTGTCGGTTAGCTCACTTCCGATTCTGGACCGGCAGAGTCTGGCAGCAGGAATGCCGAACTCTCCTGCGGTTACTCAAGGTAAATTCGGCATATCTCGGTTGGgaataaaattatcaaaaacttcacTATAAGTCTGCAGTTGAGATTTTCTAGATAGCTTTAAATACATCGCTCTAAAATGAGCAGAGATATACGTTGCCAAAGTAAAAAGGgatgtttttgtaaaaaaaatacatggtGTATCAAAAACCCCTTAACTATGTAGGACAGTCGCCTTTGCACTTATAATAGTTTTTTCAGCAATCTTCGAAGCTGAAGACCTTACCACATACTGGGGAAAGTTCAGAAACTTCCTAAACTGGGCACACATCACCCTGATCATCAATCCCTACTGCGAAAAACATCAGTCAGAGGTTATTAAAAAACACCTCGGCGAAAACTTTGACACTTCTAACCTCATCGAATCACTCGATTTGGCATTTGTCAATTCCAATGAATTAATTGAGACACCACGTGTCTCTAGCCACAAGATTAAGTATATCGGAGGAATCAACTTGAAGAAGAGCAAGGATCGGTTGGATGAGGAGGTGGAGAAAGTGATCACGCAGAAGCCAATCGGGAATGGGATTGTGGTGTTTTGCTTTGGAACCCAGGTGAGCTTTTGGACTTAGAGCTTGTTATGGAAGTGGGAGTGACTACAGAAATCCCGTACAGTAGAGTTCTGTAAAATTACTGAAAGATTATTTTGATAGGTTCAATAGGGACATGATATAAATTCTGTGAAGCTAGTGTTGAAGTAATGAAGGGATATTGTATGTTGCGTAATGTTATCTTGCTAAAGAAATGCGTACTGTTTTATTACTTTAAGGGTACTGTTGTGACTCTTTTTCGATATGCCTCCTGTAAGAATAATGTAGAAATATTGTATGTAGTATTATTCTGTAGATTCACCCAGCCAAACATGATATCATGTTAATCATTATCGTAATTATTAACTTCACAAGGTGGGTCAAAATTGAAGGCACACCTTTCCAGGAGAGTATATTACATTACACGGTTCATATATATTTGTGTTACCATAGCTGTGCCGTGTTAGTGAGTGAGTTAGGCTACCCTCGCCGAATTTGATCACCTTGTAAAATTTGCCAATCTGAATGCTCCTGTCAATCATAAACTACTAGAATTGTGAGAAAAGTTTGTTTCTTTGCCCAGTTTGATGATTTtgtatattgattttttgtagtttgaaaatttagtgcCTGCCAATTATAGTATTCCTCAATAGATAGTAAATAATGTCAATCAAACGTAGAAGTGGAATGAAGGGCTACAGTGAAGGGGAGATGTgaacaaatgttttgaattgcTTCATAGTTTGAAGTCTAAAGTAAGGGCAGAACTTGAATTCTAAAGTTAATTGGTCTAGAAGCGCGTTCTGGCAGAAGCTTGAGTTTTGCCGCTTAATtaagcaaattgccggaattgaaaatttccggcgattcggcgaaccggcaatttgccgattcgccgaaaattttcggcaaattgtgcttttgcaccttttttttttggaaatttcagaatttcaatttcaaatgacaaaattaaacgcatcttatgaatgttcctacatctattttgaaaagtaagcgaattctatgaaaataagtagaaaaaacacggaaaaaaattccaaaagacACAGTTGCTGAAagtcaaatttctttttcaaattttgaaatatacttACTATTAGGTTTGAAAACTGCAGGCGCACCGCTGATAGATATACGATTGTTCAATTATTTTGAGCcagtaaaaaatattcaaaaacaattcagACTTGTTTGAGATTTACACCCAGCCAGGGGTGAGcggattgccggaattgaaaaattgccggaattgaaaatttccggcaaaccggcaaattgtcgatttgccgagtttgccggaaaaacggcaatttgtcgaaaattttcggcaagttgtgGTTTTGAcctttttcttggaaatttcagaatttcaatttcaaatggccAAATTAAACACATCCTATGAATTTTCCTGCATCTATTTTGataagtaagcaaattctgtgaaaataactagaaaaaacggaaaaaattcaaaatgacatagtttcaagtgtttccgtcttctaaaaaatccctctagacatttccggcaaatctgaaatctggcaaacggcaaattggcaaaccggcagattgccggaattgaaaatttccggcaaataaatttgccgaatattGCCGACCACCCCTGATTTCAGTGTTTCACTCGAGCGCACTTTTGGAGTTGCACCATCTTTATTTTTTGCGTTAACTAACCCCTATTTTTATAAACATGTTGTGTGGTCCTGTACATCTATAGTTTGATCTAATAGGTCTGTTTACGGGTTTATTGTGACCTACAATATTGCCGCTAGCTCTGTTGTTCTTCCCCCTCTCTGTGTTGGCGCTCCCAATGCCTAGCCGCAGACCGTTGCTATTCTGGGGGTAAATAGTCGACCATCAGTCGATATTTTATAACCACACAAACTACACACTCAACCAGGAACCTAATTAGTCGAGTGTCAAACACCGTTCTTATCAGCGTTAGACGAAGGACAGCTGCCAAAACAATGCTTGAAAACTGTGACGGGAGTATAAGCAAAATTGTGTAGTTGGGAGTTTTGGTGGAAACTGCCTAGGTAGCTTGGTTCAGATGTGGCGAGGGTACTAAGAAGGGGCCgtatcttttttttggaaaacaaatattttaggaattctgaaagtttattttttttttgattttgatttgatcCTAAGCCTGATCATAAGTCTGAGcttaagccttagcctaagcataagcctaagcctaggcataagcctaaccctaaatCTGCTAACTAAACATCTTTTCAGGTTCCATCCTCCCTCTTCCCCATCGAGGTCCGCCGGGCCTTTGCCCAGGCTTTCCGCCACTTCCCAGACTTTACATTTGTCTGGAAATACGAGATGCAAGATGGGGACGAGCAGATCTTCGCGAACACAACTAACCTGAGACTTCTCAAATGGCTCCCGCAGACTGATTTGTTGAGTGAGTCGgtttttggcctgaaaaaaaaacggtttttttcttttttcagacgaCGCTCGCACCAAGGCCTTCATCTCGCACGTCGGGCTGAACTCCTACCTGGAATCCTCCTACGCGGGGGTTCCGATTCTTGCAGTTCCCCTGTTCGCGGATCAACCTCACAATGCGTTCTCGGGGATGTCAATTGGGACAACTTATATGCTGGATAAGACACGGTTGACTACCCCGAACATTGTGAAGGGATTGGAGGCAGTTCTGTATGATTCGAGGTGAGCGGGGGAACTTGAAAGATTAGTAGTTTGTGGCCCGTAGTCCGTAGTCCTTAGTCTTCAATCTTTAGCCCGTAGTCCGTAGTCCGTAGTCCGTATTCCATAGTCCGTTTTCCGTTTTCAGTGTTCCTTCCTCAGACCTCATTCTTCAATCTTTAGTCCTTAATCCTTAGTCCTCAAATCTTAGTCTTCAGTCCTTAGTCCTTAGCTCCttgacatggtgcatcgatacaTCTTCAACAGCTCTTCAAATCTCAATCAATTTTgtagttatcaaaaaaatttccaacttacaaaatattagttattaaattttctataattttgcagttaaaagttttctgatatctcaaaatttgagcaaGTAATGAGCTCCAGAAAAGCAGAATGGAGACATGGTGTATcgaataacaaaaaaacttttttcagctaCACCCTTAACGCCAAAcggatttcaaaaatgctccatGAACGTCCAAACCCGCCCAAGAAAATTTTCGTTGAGTGGATCGAATTTGCCTCCCGAAACCCCCTACTTCATCGGAATCTCAACCTTATTGGACAAAATATGTCCGTTTTTGAATATTACTGTTTGGATATTATTAGTTTTTgtatattattattatcaattGTAATTAGTGTGTTCTATTTGGGCACTGGATGGGTGTCCAGGATGGGCCGACGggtatttggaattttgaagaaacgaaaagttgaatgaattctttgattttttttcttcaaaatctaGTTTTCCACTccatatttataaaaatgttgaattttgcttgctgagagctttcatttaagtataatcatgacctactttccacaaatttgaaattttttgggtcccgccacgaaatcccccgggttactgtagtttttgtggTATCCCTAAGCTGCTCAATTTGGGGCTAAGAATGATATTATTATAGTTAAATACAAACAAATGATaagctgaatttaaaaaaaatcaataatttgatttaaaaatatttggacaaaaatttaaaaaaaaacaagtatttttggatttttttctccaaatttcgaGAACTTATCAGTTTCACTTTACTTTTTGAGTTCCACTCGCCGAGAGCTTCCATTTAAGTATAATTATGACATACTTGCTTAAAGTTGGGTCCCACCgcgaaagctacagtaaccctggaGGTTTTCGTGACGGGACCCAACTTTTGTCAAATTTATTGAGAGTAGGGGATGATtcaacttattttgaagctctccgCGAGCTATGTtaacatattttattaaaaaattttttaaaagtttgctCCACCCactttgggtcccaccacgaaaacaaACAGCAATAATTctctttttgaacttttaacaCAAAATTCGAATGAAGCTTGCTgaaagctttaaaataagtataatcatgatctactttgctaaattttgaaaaagtttgggttacACCAtgaaaagtacagtaaccctggggatttcgtggtgggacccaagaattttcaaattagtgAAAAGttggtcatgattatacttattttgaagctctcggcAAGCTTAATTCGAATTTCTGCCTCTTCCTGTATTAAATCCGGAAATTGCATTcttgacagaaataaaaaataagggcaACTTTTAGACACGTGAGTGTCCgacaaaaatgtacaaactTTGAGCTTTAATAACTTGGCTCATAGCTGGCGCTTTTGCATTCACTAAGTGCGAATGACTCAAAAATAGTTGCCCCACCATGGTCATTATTGAGGGGATTGGTTTTGGGAAGGGTAGAACACTGATTTGCGCGGGTTTCTGGAGAccgcgaaaattgaatattttctttgtactgaagagttttatatttttcaatcccATACGAGcagtttttctgacatttggtTCCAATTTGTGCACAAGAGAGAACTTcgaattaccaattttttgaaactattttgaaataaattgaccaactttccaaaatgtaggccatcattcaaattttgcaaaattaaaaggatggattaaacgtgaaaaacttttctaccactctctctctctctctattttgGGGATGAATTCgatcattttcatttcttatttttataatgtgaggagaatttaattttaaagatttttcgagatttttactttttctcgaATCGCACCAGGGTTGTGccgcaaatttgccgaatttgccgagctcggcaaattttgaacttcgtcgcacacatcaaaaatttggcattacACTTTTGACGAAAACTATTGGCTTTTGTCTACAAAAGTTTAGTAAAATagcacaaaattgagttattgtGATGgttaatcgaaattttgaaatttgccgcacacccctggacCACACTATTCGAacattttggccaattttaaCCTCACTAGGCAGGCTGGAGGATGCTATCGTATTTCCCTCAAACCCAAAAATCAGAGATTAGAGCCGCCCTCTTACTCTTAGAAACTTTGAGTCACTTGTATCCCTACTCCCAGCAGAGCAGGCCGGAAGCCTTCTATGAGACGTATGTTTCTATAACTACGtctgtttttggaaagaaCAGTCAATCCggattgagggccgcaggcccgaatacacataGAAGTGTTGGACAATCGTTGAACCTACTCTAAGCCCAATAAATCAggttgagggccgcaggcccgaatacacttAAAAAAGACccagaaaaatattatcttcAAATGACCATGGCTCAgtcaattttgtttaaaaaagatccaaattttccccagtTTACCAACTTAATCTACTGCGAAGCCTAGCGCGCTTGACGCGCTAGTCAtactaaataaaaaataatgaattcaacaaaaaagtattcatttcaaaaaaaagatcaaattcAAGTCAACAGATCAAACagtacaaaaatcaaaattcaacgacaaaaaatgcttaaaaattaagtttttctcCAATAGATTTCCGAATAATTTCCACCAAAATCTGGAAT includes:
- the mrpl-2 gene encoding Ribosomal_L2_C domain-containing protein (Confirmed by transcript evidence), whose translation is MSSGLFHKKDGYFGRKVRALPPVRILDTPPQAPPPNQRFTLSKKDLSGLHGHAKVHNLIPAGYSTRDYPE
- the ugt-52 gene encoding glucuronosyltransferase (Partially confirmed by transcript evidence), which encodes MYLFFQIFFTPMTSPIRCLVFLFTLPRVIQTLHVLFYILLLGKSHIDFTDSLIESLVENGHTVDLIIARMNSHVKSNGTNMVTRKYTYGFQEESPWNKAPHLLNPFKGRERTWNEHTYYMDIVTDLCEIGLSDAGLHAFISSQKYDIGIATEYENCGVALMKYYKIPSIVSVSSLPILDRQSLAAGMPNSPAVTQAIFEAEDLTTYWGKFRNFLNWAHITLIINPYCEKHQSEVIKKHLGENFDTSNLIESLDLAFVNSNELIETPRVSSHKIKYIGGINLKKSKDRLDEEVEKVITQKPIGNGIVVFCFGTQVPSSLFPIEVRRAFAQAFRHFPDFTFVWKYEMQDGDEQIFANTTNLRLLKWLPQTDLLNDARTKAFISHVGLNSYLESSYAGVPILAVPLFADQPHNAFSGMSIGTTYMLDKTRLTTPNIVKGLEAVLYDSSYTLNAKRISKMLHERPNPPKKIFVEWIEFASRNPLLHRNLNLIGQNMSVFEYYCLDIISFCILLLSIVISVFYLGTGWVSRMGRRVFGILKKRKVE